The Morococcus cerebrosus sequence ATAAAGGTTAAACGACAATGGCTCGTCAATCATTCAAACGTAGAAAATTCTGCCGCTTTACGGCTGAAAAAATCCAAGAAGTCGATTACAAACAAGTTGATTTGCTGAAAGACTTCATTTCTGAAAACGGCAAGATCATCCCTGCCCGCATCACCGGCACCAAAGCGCATTACCAACGCCAATTGGCTACTGCAGTCAAACGCGCACGCTTCCTGGCTCTGCTGCCTTACACCGATCAACACAAATAATTTTGGAGTTTAAATCATGCAAATTATTCTGTTAGAGAAAATCGGCGGTTTGGGCAACCTGGGCGACATCGTTACCGTGAAAAACGGTTACGCCCGCAACTTCCTGATTCCTGCCGGCAAAGCCAAACGCGCTACTGAAGCCAACATGAAAGAATTCGAAGCACGCCGTGCCGAATTGGAAGCCAAACAAGCCGAAATCTTGGCCGATGCTAAAGCACGTCAAGAAAAACTGGACGGTCAAACCATCACTATCGCTCAAAAAGCCGGTGTGGACGGTCGTCTGTTCGGTTCCGTTACCAATGCCGACATCGCTGCTGCGATTGTTGCTTCAGGCGTTGAAGCTGCAAAATCCAACGTCCGCCTGCCTAACGGCCCTTTGAAAGCCGTAGGCGAGTACGAAGTTGAAGTGGCTCTGCACACTGACGCTGTTGCTGCGATTACCGTTGCTGTTGTTGC is a genomic window containing:
- the rpsR gene encoding 30S ribosomal protein S18; the encoded protein is MARQSFKRRKFCRFTAEKIQEVDYKQVDLLKDFISENGKIIPARITGTKAHYQRQLATAVKRARFLALLPYTDQHK
- the rplI gene encoding 50S ribosomal protein L9 yields the protein MQIILLEKIGGLGNLGDIVTVKNGYARNFLIPAGKAKRATEANMKEFEARRAELEAKQAEILADAKARQEKLDGQTITIAQKAGVDGRLFGSVTNADIAAAIVASGVEAAKSNVRLPNGPLKAVGEYEVEVALHTDAVAAITVAVVAAAE